The Pyrus communis chromosome 8, drPyrComm1.1, whole genome shotgun sequence region gaagaaatcgAGAAGAGGCAGAAGGAATGGTAAAGTATTATTGGGATGCTCTTTGTCCAGTTCGCATAAGGGTAATGAGTTGGCTTTACCGGACCTTGGTAAATGTCCTGTACAGGAAGAAATAATTTCCAGGTACCATTGGGATGACGTAGAAGAATTAATAACAGCATGGAGGTTTCAACTGTATTAGTGGAGGTTGATGAAACTCAACTCTGCGGGTCGCAATAAGTTGCTTGAGTTGGAACTGCCGGGGGTTTGGGAACCTCTATGCAGTTCATGCGCTTCAACATCTTATTATCAGTAAAGATCGCATGGTAGTTTTTCTATGTAAGACAAAGAGTCAGGCTCGACACATGGAAAGATTacggattaaattgaattttgacAGGAGCTTCACAGTAGATAGTAGAGGTGGCTCCAGAAGGTTATGTGTGTTTTGGAAggaaaaactaaaattgagtcttagaTCCTACTATTAGAATCATGTTGATTTTGACGTAGGCGTCCCTGGAGATGTTCAGTATTGGAGATTGACCAGGTTTTATGGTTATCCAGCCATTAGTGACCATGCAAAGTCATGGCAGTTACTTGATACGTTGTGGGTGCACATGGATCATCCCTAGATATGTATTGATGACTTTAACGAAACTCTACAAGCAAATGAGTAGGAAGGGGGAAATCCCAGAAGTACTCGACAAATGGAGGGGTTCCTTGATATTGTGGAGAAGTGTTGTTTTAATGACCTAGGTTACTCTGGGAATAAGTACACTTGGTTCACAATGAAAGTGGGAGGCATCAAAGTGCGGTTGGACTGTGCTTTGGCTACTCAGGGGTGGATTGATCATTTTCCTCATTTTAGGTTGCAGCATTTGAACAAAACATCCTCGGACTACGTTCCGATCTTATTGACTTGGGAGGGAAGCAAACCGCATCGAGGTATAAAGCAATTTCGTTATGAGGAAGCTTGGAACATGGTTGATGATTGCCCTGAGGTGGTATGGAATGGATGGGAGGTCAATATGGATGGTTCACCAATTTATCAGGTTACGGAGAAAATTAAGGCTACAAGAATGGTGCTATCTAATTGGGTTCGCAGTAAAGTCAGAATGGGGCCACAAGAGATTAGGGAGGTAGAAGACAAGCTCACTAGCTTGTTGGGGCAACCTTTTATCGAGGAGTCAATTGAACAGAATAAGGCTCTTAGTGAAAGATTGAATTTTCTATTGGAGTAGGAAGAGACCTTTTGGCGTCAAAGAGCAAAAGAAAGCTGATTTTGACTTGGTGACCGTAACaccaaatattttcatcaaaaagcCAATAAAAGATAGAAATGTAATTGGTTGCATGGGCTCATGGATGATGACGGTATATGGCATGAGGACTAGGGAGGTATGGAAAAGGTGGTTGTTTCGTATTTTACCAATTTATTTACGTCAAATGGGGCTATGGCTTTTGATGATATTTTAGATAATGTTACACCTACGGTCACAAAGGAAATGAACATTGAGCTTGGGCGGACGATCACAGATGAGGAGGTAAAAATAGCAGTGTTTCAAATGCATCATACTAAGAACCTTGGATCTGATGGTATGTCTCATGGTTTCTATCAAAAGCATTGGGAGATAGTGGGGCTTGACGTTTGTAAAGACATACGTGAGATGGTTGCTTCAGGGCATATTTTACGTaagattaattatatatatgttacctTGATTCCTAAAGTCAAGGAGGCCACCAAAATGACACAGTTGCACCCTATAAGTTTGTGTAATGCCTTGTATAAGATTATGGCAAAAGTGTTTGCAAATAGATTAAAAGTCATTCTTCCCAAGATAATTTCACCCACACAAAGTGCTTTCATCCTGGGAACGCTGATTTCATATAATTATTTAGTGGCAGCGAAGGTTGCCCATTATATGCACAAACGGTTTTTAGGGTTGAATGGACTTATGGCTTTGAAATTGGATATCGGTAAGGCGTATGATAGACTGGAGTGGAAGTTCCTGGAAGCCATTATGAATCGCATGGGTTTCTCTTAGAGTTGTATCCATACGATAATGCTGTTTGTCTCCACACTGACTTTTTCTTTCAAACTAAATAATGAGCTGATTGGGTATGTGCATCCGAGACAAGGCGTTCGTCAAGGGGATCCCCTTTCCCCCTATTTGTTTGTCATGTGTGCTAAAGGTTTATCGGCTCTTCTTAAGAAAGTGAAAGCAGAAGGTGTTCTTCAGGGTATTAAAGTGTGCTGACAGGCTCCGAGTATCCATCACTTATTTTTTGCAAATGATAGCTTTCTATTTGCTAAGGCTACTTTGCAAGAATGTTAGAGTATCAAGAATATATTGCAGGTGTATGAATCTGCATCGAGGCAAGCAGTGAACTTTGATAAGAGTTGTGTCTCATTTAGTAATAACTTATCTAGTTTTGACAAGCAACTTTTGGCTGATTGTTTGGGAGTGAAGAGGGTGGAGTTCCATGATAGATATTTTGGGGTTACCGGTACAAATAGAAGGTTGAAGAACGACACTTTCTGGTATGTCAAGGATAGGTTGTGCAAAAAATTGCAGAGTTGGAGGGATGGCTTGTTGAGTTCCACAGGTAGAGAAATGTTAGTGAAGATGGTGGCTTAGGCGCTACCAATGTATTCTATGAACTGTTTACTTCTGCCCAAGTCTTTTTGTGAAGAACTCAATGTGATGGTGGTAAAGTTTCGGTGGAGTGATGATCCTGGAAAGCGGAAAGTCCATTGGTTGAACTGGTAACAATTGTGTATACCTAGGCTTGAGGGTGGTTTGGGTTTTAGGGACTTTTACACATTTAATCTCATGTTACTGGCAAAGCAAGCATGGGGGTTCATTCATCAACCGAACTCTTTCGCATGTAGTGTCTTTAAAGCTCGGTATTTCCCAACTACGAAGTTTCTTAGCGCTCGGACTAATGTCAATGCGTTGTACATTTGGAAGAGCATCGTTGCTGCGAGGCCCATGATTAATAAAGGGTCTCGATGACAGGTAGGTGATGAGAAGAATATTAAAATTTGGCAACATAATTGGCTGCCCATGGATTCTTTTTTCTGAGTGTTGAGCCCAATACCAGCGAATTTGGGGGGAGGGGTGGAGGACACGGTTGATAAACTCATGATTGTAGAAGAAAGGCAATGGAATATGGGGTTGCTTCATGAATTGTTCTTCAGTGGAGCAAATTCTTTGCATGCCGTTAAGCTTATGAACAATACTAGATCGCAGAGTTTGGCATTATGAAAGGCATGGGAAGTTCTCTGTAAGAAATGCCTATCATGATGCTAGAACCTTAATAGCGGTTGTAGGGGTTGATGCGAGGTGCTCAGCTTCGATCTCAGATGATGGGTAAGGTAAGTTGTGGAGGATGTTGTGGAATACTTGTGTACCAGGGAAGGTTAAGATTTGCGTCTAGAGGGCATGTATGGAGGCTCTACCTACAAGATCTAATCTTGTTCAGCGAATGGTGAATGTGGAGGACCGGTGTGGGGTGTGTGGATTTGGTGGGGTGCCAACAAATCATGTTTTGGGGACTTGTAGCTTCGCAAAGGCTATTTGGTTTAGGGGCATGAGATTTAGGATTGAGGATTGAAGTGGTCATCAATTCATGCAGTGGTTAACTCTCATTTCCCTTCATTCTCCGGCATCAGTGTTTGAGGCTTGCTTGATGATGTCTTGGATGTTGCGGAAGAATAGGACTGAGAACATATGGATTACGGTCGGGATGTCACCACAAGATGTGGTGATCCGAGCGGCACAAGTCGAAATCAAAGAAGGATAATAGTCCGTGCCAAAGTGGGCGGAGGTTGGATATTGGTTGGGTTAAGTGCAACTTTGATGGAGCTTGGAGAAACCAACACTCGAGAGATGGATTTGGTGTGGTTCTATGTGATCATAAGGGAAGGTTTATTGCAGCAACAACATGTCCTAGTAAAGGAATCAGTTTGGCCCTCCATGCGGAACTGGTGCCAGCTCGACAGGCGTTGGTGTTGGCTTAGGCATTCTATCCCAGTGGGTTGGGTGTGATTGTTGAGGGCAACTCATGTTTGGCTTTGGCTGCTATGAGGGAACAAGATGAAGACTGTTCTCTGCTAGGCCCTTTAATAAACGATCTTCGTCACTATCTCCAGTTGTTTCCTTAGTGGTTGTTGAACCATGTGCCAAGAACTGGTAATTCTGTGGCAAATCGATTAGCTCGAATGGAAGTGGGTACTAGTGAGTCGGTGTTATGGTTTGAAGATCCTCTAGatttgattagggatgcattgATTGAAGAAAGTATGCAATTTCCTTATTGTCATCTGAGGATAGGCCCTTTGTGTAGGACGCTCTTTTCCCTTCAACCGGGTTGAAAGCCCTAACAAGGTTTTATCGAGGCCCATTAAACACACGATCCTCATTTTGTACGTATTTTCAAGTTGATGTTCAATGAATAATGTACttattctcaaaaaaaaaaaaaaaaaaaaaaaaaaaagatcttgtACGCCATCgtatcaaattattttttgtgtaaGGCATATAATAAAGTCATTGCGTTAGATCATTAATTAGCTATTTGACCATTGCCACTTAAAAAGTAGTCCTTATTGTTTGACCTATACATACCCAATTAACAATTGGATTAGGGGTTAGGCTGTATTAATTGTTGTCTTAGTGGTCATTAGTATgatatttaatgtgaaaatatGTTGCACACACCCCATACCTTTTATCAATGCTTTCTCCTTTCTGTATACTTTGTGATTATTAATCTTATTGCTTCCAATAGTTGAAGATCGTAGTCGTCGTGATTCGCTTTCGGTTAAAATTAGAGAAGAACTTTATAATCAACGCATTAAAATCTATTAGAAAAGTGATTGATGGGGTTTAAGTGCTAGCGCGCACTTGCTAGGTTAAGCTTTAAAGAAGTCGTTCAGAGGCACCACTATTATGTTGAACtagttgttttgtgtggtaccTAATAAGTTTATGCAGAAGAAATTATCTCTTGCAATTAGTGACATTAGATGACAACTATTTAATATACAAATTGAATATATGACAATTATTTATGTCGTTCTTGGATGGCAATGTAGTGACTTCAAGAGAGTTTATCTCCATGTGGTGTGAgagaagtgaaataaatgagtaatgttagggagactaaatttgtaaacaaaatttgtaaactaaatgatgtgtcaccaataagaaatgagcatgtttatcaacggttgattaataatccaatcattaacttccatgccattagtttacaaaattttgtcaataaatttgatctccttagcattacttgAAATAAATAGAATTATCAATTATGACTGCTTAGAGTTAGATTCCATCCCATTCATGTACTAATTGGAGTTGATGCCTTCCATTAAGTATTTATAGAGTGCTCAAACACTATTGGGTATATTGGCTTAGGGCTCACCAGTGGAGCCACATAGAGACTAGGGTAGTCTAAGGCCCATCATGGAATTTAAACGTATATTAATTGTCTACTGATTTTTGTAATAATGAGTATGTGGTGTATTTTGTAGATCAGATTTTGGAGGTATCATCAAGTCCTGTGACACACGCCAACCTaaatcgaggcatgctggctgtcacgtgagtgtgacgtagccatgtgcgcagtGTAGAAGTGATAGTGATACGAATATGTgggtaaataaaaaccaaactagctAATTTACACTAGGTAAGTATATAAGTGCGAGTGAAGATGTTTAAAGCACGAATACCCATTATCAGAGCATAGATAACCTAAGTGTAGTCCAGCAAgctaaatactaattatacaggATATGAAAGAAAACCCTACATTATTTAGAGTCTGTCAGAACTGCCGTagagtcctcgtgagccaccaactTGAATGTTTAAcaagaacctggaggggcggaAAACAGAAagcatgagtgggcaaaaacaaagcttttaaaaaccatttctctttccaaaagtaataacccctcaccgtaaaacccttataatttcccagaaaacagtaatacatatttatttatagaAATCAAGCTCGAGAGTAACGAAAACTAGATATATACCATGTCACTATCTCAGCAGTAAATATGTAAGCCatgtgatataaatcaatgcaaaaatgatatgccagccagagtcacctaatgtgacttgtacggctgaaccTATTACTCATTAatccagtcggagtcacctaatgtgacctatacggcactaaacctgcacacgagtcagaaccacctaatgtggtctgtacgacaggctgagtgtaaataagtacgcttaagtgctatgatcatgtgaaggctgtgcgacgAATCgtaggtcacctacgagtcaaaaccacctaatgtggtatgtacgacaggctggcacctgacttagatccaagctgagcgtgcggtgcgggaAGTGAACAATCACGTCaaggctaggccctggccacgggcggagcactaacaccgggatgCAGGATAATGGGCTTTACGTGCATAAACTCATAATCAACTACCATGCAACCATATCATCaatatatactcacctgaacttacttgGGCCTCCACAACATCATGCAATATTATGTAaagctatactaatgcatatgctAAAATGTAAAGCAAACATGACATgggatttaaaataaaattccatTTAAAACAGTTTTTgggaaacacacacacacatacatatatatatatatatatatatatgtatatatataagcaAAAGCCCTTTCACAGGTATGTAGCTGGGTCGTAACCCCCGAGTCTTGCCTGGCTATACTCGTCCTCCGaaaacgtctcacctatatgtgaaagaactattttaacgttaattttaagcacataacTAAAACcatgtaataacttctcatacattgcttaattggggtgtttgaatataccatcgtggcttactcaacaccacgagtatcctcatatttttagaataatttttcgaCGCTCCACGCGCCATCACGCGTCGGCCAAGGCACAGCCACATGTGTCGGCCACGCACAGGCACTTGCCTAGCACACTGACGGAATCTTTAACgtcgttagggaatattccgctAAATAATAGAATATTTCGTTATATTTACCGACACCGTTAGTACATTCaatcaaagttgacggaatattccccttcctTCTCCGTTGGTTCGTCGGATTCCGACGTCGATTGCTGCTGTGTCgccgaaaactggaaaaacttcaaacttcaataTCTTTTTCAAAGCTCAACCAAATTCTGTGAATTTTATATGGATTTAAAGCTCTCAACAAGGAGAACAAATCCTTACCTCTTAGAGGTCCTAAAACTGACGGAAAATGGTTAGAAAGTCCCTCGAAATTCCGACAAAGTCTGCAACTCAGTGAACCTGCATGTCCCACCAtctaaaacacttcaaaatgaCTCCAAAGTTCTAGGGAAACTAGGGAAACACCTTCTTAAGCCTTAAaaccaattaaatcacccacGATCACGTCAGAGTTATTTTAACTCCTCACCGGAGTTTCTGAAATCTGAGGTTTTCGGGGTCAACTCGCTTAGTAAGTGGTATCATGAGACTCTAGAGCTCGAAAGGAGTGTGAATAGGAAACCCTCGAGATCGATCCGTAAGGTTTTGGTGGTGTTTGAAAGTTGTAGAACTTGGTTGTACGGATGAGAAGGAAAGATCGAGATGAAAGGAGGGAGAAGGGTTTGcacgtgtgtatgtatgtgtgtgtagtCATGGGTTggccaaaggaaaaaaaaatcttaggcCCTAATTGGGTTACcgtgagagaaagaaagagagagagttttagggtccaaaacaagtaaaactaACCCAAAAATCTGATTGGGCTCCAAGTTGTAGGAATTCAATTGATTGGTGACTAAGAAGTCATCCAAAGAATATCATTCCACCCATTTACTAATTCGTTTACTCCTAACTTTTCCGTTACGAATCCAATTCGGCCTTAACTCGCGTCAACATGCTCGTGATGATGCATacaatttaatttgtttacTCATAACTTTTCcattacaaatccaattcggccCCAACTTGCATCAACATGCTCGTGATGATGCATACTTTAACACTATATATGAACATCCACGTCACTAAGCCTTAAGGGCATAATCATCATTTCCACACATtcaaggataaaatatatattaattcggGACGAGTCGTCACATCCTGGGGTCAACACTTGCTGATGGAAAACTACCTTTTGGTTTTTTAAACCCCCATCTAAAATAAAGTTTACCATATATAACTACCATTCTCCGAACATTTTGATgtcttttaaaccaattcttttttttttgttagtttataTAAAACAAGGTATATATATTCGAGAGGGCAATTCaataatattaaaagaaaaatctcataATAATAGTTTGAGCTAGTTATAACGCTATTATCAATGTTGCGTAAGATATCAACACATGTTCTACTTACTATGACTTCtctcaatattattttttttcatacaaatttTAAAGCTCCATCACTcttgtttgattaaaatttgTCATGATTTTACTAAATTGTTTTCTAATTTCCTTCATTAGCTTAAACGCCCCTCTCAACATGAATTTCTAGCTCCGCCACTATTAGGGCTGGTTTTAGATTGtggtgcttttaaaaaaaatagcttattaaaaaatctgaaatatcaaatgtgtttggtaatataaaaaaaaaatgtgctttTTAGAAAAATTGTTGTTAATGACAATAGAAAAGTATAGAAAAGCAAAAACAGAATCTATCATATTTTACAGCGGTTTATTCTCATAGCAGAGCAGAATCAGTTTTTCTTAAAAGCatatcaataccaaactagcacTTAATAAAACAAGACAACACATTACACATTTCATCCATCCAGAAAATTCCcttaaacattttattttggttCCTTTCTCTTCCACCGTCTCCTACTTTCTTGAGATTGTCCTTCACTTTATCTGTAACGACCCATCcccaattattatgatttttataattttaatgtgtgaatttacgaaaattcgcttttgagtaa contains the following coding sequences:
- the LOC137742975 gene encoding uncharacterized protein, with the protein product MEGFLDIVEKCCFNDLGYSGNKYTWFTMKVGGIKVRLDCALATQGWIDHFPHFRLQHLNKTSSDYVPILLTWEGSKPHRGIKQFRYEEAWNMVDDCPEVVWNGWEVNMDGSPIYQVTEKIKATRMVLSNWVRSKVRMGPQEIREVEDKLTSLLGQPFIEESIEQNKALSERLNFLLE